TCCCGGGCGGCGCGGGCGGCGGAGCCGGAGATGGCCTCGGCGTTTCCGGTGTCCTCGGTGTTCTCAGCGGTCCCGGCGCTCTCGGCGCTCCCGGCAGGATCGGTGGCGTTCGCGTCCATGCCGCTCACGGTAGATCCGACAGTCGAAACTGTCCAGTTGAAACTGAGCAGTTTTACCTGTAGATCACCAAGGAGCCCCGCCGGGCCCGGAGACCGGGGATCGGCAGGAGGTGCGCCAGGCCAGGGGACGGGGGCCGCCACGAGGTGCGCCCGGCCCCGAAAACCGGTGGCGTCCCGCGCGCCCGCCCGCGGCGAGGCGGAGTGGGAGAGCGCCTTCGACCACTACGCCCCGGTCGGCGACGGCGCGACCCCGTCGAGGCCGCGCACCGACCACAACCCCTTCAACCGGAAGGAGTATCTGCTGAGCGTGGTGCGCCGGGTCACCGGATGACACCAACCACCCTTCTGTGCAACGGACTTACCTGTGAGTCAGAAGTGTTGACGAGGTCGGGGAACGGCCGGACTGTAGTGGACATGCCGAAAATACGCGCACGACTGCTCGCCGTGCTTGTGGTCCTCTGCGGATCGCTGACGGTGGCGGGTTCCACCCCCGCCACCGCCGCGGTCCCCGGCTCCCTCCCCTTCGACGGCACGGCCCTCACCGTGTCGAACGGCCGCTTCGTCGACGCGGGCGGCCGTGAGGTCGTGCTGCGCGGCTACAACGTCTCCGGCGAGAGCAAACTCGCGGAGAACTCCGGCCTGCCGTTCGCCTCCGTCGCCGACGCCCGCACCTCCGCCGCCGCGCTGCGCGCCCTCGGCGGCGGCAACTCCGTCCGCTTCCTGCTCTCCTGGGCCTACTCCGAACCCGTCCGCGGCCAGGTCGACACCGGCTACCTGGCCGCCGCCACCGCCCAGATGGGGGCCTTCCTCGACGCCGGAATCCGCGTCTACCCCGACTTCCACCAGGACCTCTACTCCCGGTACCTGTTCAACACCGGCAGCTGGTACACCGGCGACGGCGCCCCCGCCTGGGCCGTCCAACTGGGCGGCTACGCCCAGGAGTCGTGCGGCATCTGCCTCTTCTGGGGCCAGAACATCACTCAGAACAGCGCGGTGACGGCCGCCCAACGCGACTTCTGGCACAACGCCTACGGACTCCAGGACGCCTTCCTGGCCACCGCCCAGCAGACCATGACGTACCTTCGGCAGAACCTCAGCGCCGAGCAGTTCGCCGGCGTCGTCGGCTTCGACCCGTACAACGAGCCCTACGCGGGCACCTACGACTCAGGGCAGACCTCCCGGACCTGGGAACGGGACCTGCTGTGGCCGTTCTACGTGAAGTTCCGCGCCCGGATGGACACCGCGGGCTGGCAGGACAAGCCCGCCCTCGTCGAACCCGGCCTGTTCTGGAACTCCAACATCTCCACCCAGAAGCAGGAGGGCGGCCTGCTGGACGCGGGCACCCTCGGCTCCCGGTACGTCCTCAACACCCACTTCTACGACCAGAAGGCCATCTCCGGAATCCTGATGTGGGGCAACGCCTCCGACGGGCAGTACGCGGGAGACTTCGCCGCCGTCCGCGACCGGGCGGCCGCCGCCGGCACCACCGCCGTCGTCAGCGAGTTCGGACACCCGCTGTCGGGCACCGTCGCGGGCAAGGCGCCGACCGTCCTCAAGGCGATGTACCAGGCGCTCGACTCCCGTGTGCCCGGAGCGAGTTGGTGGACCTCACCGAGCGGCTCCGGGCCGGTGCTCTCCGGTTCGCAGTGGCAGTGGGACCTCTACAACGGCCGCCACCACGAGCCGATGAACGGCAACACCGGCAAGGTCAAGACCTCGGGCGACGCCTGGAACGACGAGGACCTCTCCGCCGTGCGGCTCGACGACAACGGCACCGTGACACTCCGTCAGGACGCCCGGCTCCTCGACCGCGTGTACCCGAGCGCCACCGCGGGCACCGCCCTCGCCTTCACCTACGAGGACCGCTCCCGCGACGGCTCCACCACCCTGACCTGGAACCCGGTGCCAAGCACCCTGCCGAACGTCGCCCAACTGGTCGGTTCGGGCCAGTACGGGTTGCTGGTGTGGCGTTCCGGCAGCGGCTCCGCCCCGACCGAACTGCATCTGCCCGCCTCCTTCCCGACGGCCGCCACCACCGTCGTCTCCGACCTCGGCACGGTCTTCGGGCCGCCCGCCTACCCGGCCGGCGCACCGGTCGCCGCGGCCCTCGAACCCGGCGGCACGGGCAGCCGCCGGCTGCTGCTCACCGACTCCGACTCCGGTGTCACCCACTACGCGCTGGTCACCAACGGGGCCACCGCGCCGTCCGCGAGCCTGCTGTCGGCGGCCCGCTCCGAACTGAACTCCTGGCTGGCCGCGCGCTTCTGAGCCCCGCGGCACCCGGAGGGTCCCCGGCCGTCCGCCGTGGACCCTCCGCGCACCGGCCGCCGTCGACCCTTCTCCCCGGGACTGTCCGCAGGTCACAATGGGTGGATCGGAAGACCAGGGAGGCCATCAGTGGCGGGCAGGCTCAAGGCGCCGACCGGCCGGTACGGCGGCAAGTCCGCCGTCGAGCGCCAGGCCGAGCGGCGCAGACGCTTCCTGGCGGCGGCCCTCGACCTGTTCGGCGGCACCCCCGGCTTCCGCGGCACCACGGTCGCCGCCCTCAGCGAGACCGCGGGCCTCTCCACCCGCCAGTTCTACGAGGAGTTCCGCACCCTGGAGGACGTGCTCGCGGCCCTGCACCTCCAGGTCAACGACTGGGCGGAGCAAGCCGTCCTGAGCGCCTACGCCACCGTCGGACACCTGCCGCTCGACGAGCGGGTCACCGCCCTCTTCCGCGCCTACGCCGACTACGTCGGCGGCGATCCGCGCCGGATACGCATCACCTTCGTCGAGGTCATCGGCGTCAGCCCCGGCATCGAGGAGCAGCGGCTGACCCGCCGCTCCCGCTGGGTCGACCTGATCTGCGCGGAGGCCGACGTGTCCGCCGCGCGCGGCGAGGCGGCCCCGCGCGACTACCGGGTCGCCGTGACCGCCTTCATCGGCGGCGTCAACGGACTGCTGCACGACTGGAACGCGGGCTGGGTGAACGCGACGCTCGACGAGGTCGTCGACGAACTGGTCGCCCAACTCCTGGGAATCCTGCGCCCGCGCGGCTGGCAACCACCGGACGGCTGACCGGCCGCCCCGATGCCTCAGCCCGCGCGGGAGCCGGTGGACGGGCCGAGGCGCTCCACCGCGCCCAGCACCGGGGCCACCCCGTCCTCCGCCCTGATCCGCGCGCCCAACTCCCGGGCCCGGCGGGCGAAGGCGGGGTCGCGGGTGGCGCGGACCAGCGCCAGGCGCAGCGACTCCTCGGTCAGCCGGCCGAGCGGCAGCGCGCCCGGCGCCACGCCGAGCCCGACCAGGCGCGACGCCCAGAACCCCTCGTCGAACTGGATCGGCGCGGGCACCGCGGGAACCCCCGCCCGCAGACCCGCCGCGGTGGTGCCCGCGCCCGCGTGATGGACGACGGCCGCCATGCGCGGGAACAGCAGTGAGTGCGGGGCCTCGCCGATCGTCAGCATGTCGTCGCCGTCCGCCGAGAGACCGCTCCAGCCTCGCTGGAACACCCCGCGCAGCCCCGCCCGCCGCAGCGCCCGCACCACCGCAGCGCTCAGCAGGTCGGGCCGGGGCACGGTCGCGCTGCCCAGGCCGACGAAGACCGGCGGCGGCCCCGCGTCGAGGAACTCCTCCACCTCCGCCGGCAGGTGGCGCTCGCCGTCATAGGGCCACCAGTAGCCGGTGACCTCGAGCCCCGGGCGCCAGTCCCGGGGGCGGGGCACCACGAGGCGGCTGAATCCGTGCAGTACCGGCGGCGCCGACCGCTCCCGGGCCCGCCGGCCGGCGAGGGCGCCGCGCCGGGGCAGCCCCAACTCCCTCCGCAGCGAGGGCAGGACGCCGGCGAAGACCTGTTCCACGGCGAGGGACATCGCCTGCCCCGCGACCCGGTTGCCGACCGCGCCCCAGGACCCCGCGCTCAGCATCGGCGGCGCGAACTCCCGTGTCGCGCTGAGGGGTTGCAGCGGGACGTCGAGGCACGGCAGCCCGAAACCCTCGGCGAGGGTGTGGCCGAGCGGACCCAGCGGCGCGGACAGCAGCAGCAGATCGCTCGACCGGGCCGCGGCCACCAGGTCGCCGGTCATCCGGTCGATCAGCGACCGGGCCAGCGCGGCCAGCCGCACCAGCTTGCCCGCGCCGGTGGTGCTGCGGTGCAGTCCGCGTCCGCGCGACGACTCCAGCTCCGCGCGCGGGTCGACCGGCAGCGGATGGAAGCGCACCCCGGAACCCGACACCAGCGGCTCGAAGGGGGCGTGCGTGACCAGGGTGACCTGGTGTCCGGCGCGGGCCAGCCCGTGCCCGAGTCCGGTGTAGGGGGCCACATCGCCCCGGGAGCCCGCCGTCATGATCGCTACCCGCACGTCGGCCAGTATGCCGCCGGGACCCGGACGCGGGCGAGAACGACGCGTCCAGGGCGGCTGCTTCACGCCTGTCGCACCCGTCGCTCCCGCGGAGGGCCCGCCCGCCGGCCCCCTCACCAACGTGGGCGGCTCTGCCCCGACGTCCACGGCGACACCACCGCGGGCGGCGGTCCGCCGCTGCCGTGGACCCGCGACCGGCAGAGCGGCCGGCGCCGGCCGCTCAACCGGCCGCCACCAGCGACACCGCGGCCGTCAGCAGCGCGCAGCCCAGCAGGAACACGGCGAGCAGCCGGCCGCGCAGCACGCGGTACCGCTCCTCGTACTCCGCGCGCAGCTCACGGCCGCGGGCCTCGGTCCGCTGCCACGAGGAGCGGACCAGCGCCAGGTACTCCGTCTCGAACCGCGCCTCCAGGTCGGCGCGTTGCGTCTCGGTCGGCCAGCCGAGCGAGTCGGCGAAACGGGCCGCCGCCGCGTGGCCGTCCCGCCGGGTCGCGGCGAGCAGCAGGTGTCCCTCGATGTCGTTGAGGAACGCCCCCAGGTCCACGGGGTGTTCGTCCATCGCCGTCACCGTGCCGTCAACTCCCTGACCGGGGAGTCCGGTTCGGCGTGGTGCAGGTCGAACGCCGGGGATTCGCTGCGGATCCGCGGCAGGGTGAGGAAGTTGTGGCGCGGCGGCGGGCAGGACGTCGCCCACTCCAGGGAGCGGCCGTAGCCCCACGGGTCGTCGGTCTCGACCGGCTTGCCGTACTTGGCCGTCTTCCACACGTTGTAGAGGAACGGCAGGATCGACAGACCGAGCAGGAAGGAGCTGATCGTCGAGACCGTGTTGAGCGTGGTCA
The sequence above is a segment of the Streptomyces griseoviridis genome. Coding sequences within it:
- a CDS encoding cellulase family glycosylhydrolase — translated: MPKIRARLLAVLVVLCGSLTVAGSTPATAAVPGSLPFDGTALTVSNGRFVDAGGREVVLRGYNVSGESKLAENSGLPFASVADARTSAAALRALGGGNSVRFLLSWAYSEPVRGQVDTGYLAAATAQMGAFLDAGIRVYPDFHQDLYSRYLFNTGSWYTGDGAPAWAVQLGGYAQESCGICLFWGQNITQNSAVTAAQRDFWHNAYGLQDAFLATAQQTMTYLRQNLSAEQFAGVVGFDPYNEPYAGTYDSGQTSRTWERDLLWPFYVKFRARMDTAGWQDKPALVEPGLFWNSNISTQKQEGGLLDAGTLGSRYVLNTHFYDQKAISGILMWGNASDGQYAGDFAAVRDRAAAAGTTAVVSEFGHPLSGTVAGKAPTVLKAMYQALDSRVPGASWWTSPSGSGPVLSGSQWQWDLYNGRHHEPMNGNTGKVKTSGDAWNDEDLSAVRLDDNGTVTLRQDARLLDRVYPSATAGTALAFTYEDRSRDGSTTLTWNPVPSTLPNVAQLVGSGQYGLLVWRSGSGSAPTELHLPASFPTAATTVVSDLGTVFGPPAYPAGAPVAAALEPGGTGSRRLLLTDSDSGVTHYALVTNGATAPSASLLSAARSELNSWLAARF
- a CDS encoding glycosyltransferase, with product MTAGSRGDVAPYTGLGHGLARAGHQVTLVTHAPFEPLVSGSGVRFHPLPVDPRAELESSRGRGLHRSTTGAGKLVRLAALARSLIDRMTGDLVAAARSSDLLLLSAPLGPLGHTLAEGFGLPCLDVPLQPLSATREFAPPMLSAGSWGAVGNRVAGQAMSLAVEQVFAGVLPSLRRELGLPRRGALAGRRARERSAPPVLHGFSRLVVPRPRDWRPGLEVTGYWWPYDGERHLPAEVEEFLDAGPPPVFVGLGSATVPRPDLLSAAVVRALRRAGLRGVFQRGWSGLSADGDDMLTIGEAPHSLLFPRMAAVVHHAGAGTTAAGLRAGVPAVPAPIQFDEGFWASRLVGLGVAPGALPLGRLTEESLRLALVRATRDPAFARRARELGARIRAEDGVAPVLGAVERLGPSTGSRAG
- a CDS encoding TetR/AcrR family transcriptional regulator, encoding MAGRLKAPTGRYGGKSAVERQAERRRRFLAAALDLFGGTPGFRGTTVAALSETAGLSTRQFYEEFRTLEDVLAALHLQVNDWAEQAVLSAYATVGHLPLDERVTALFRAYADYVGGDPRRIRITFVEVIGVSPGIEEQRLTRRSRWVDLICAEADVSAARGEAAPRDYRVAVTAFIGGVNGLLHDWNAGWVNATLDEVVDELVAQLLGILRPRGWQPPDG